A genomic stretch from Salarias fasciatus chromosome 18, fSalaFa1.1, whole genome shotgun sequence includes:
- the LOC115405165 gene encoding protein disulfide-isomerase TMX3-like: MSDKRNTFLLSALLLWSALSVSAFVEELDDSFLETKQPDDIWLIKFYAPWCSFCKQLDPVWHQIGSDLRSLGSPVRVGKSDASVYTALSKEFRVRTYPAILMLKKEVKYNYPGPRTKDDIMDFANRIAGPLVRSLSTPQLFLHAMSLHDVMIVYVGATSELKGNFTSVAEELIIHAYFFSASRDVLPKAVSLPFLPAVVIFKDGTFVTYNEEQDGDLKSWINRERFPNFFHLDSYTLYAMGESGKLVMLALVKRYMCDESLRYKNLVEKVAAEHKDTYSRDFCFGYMEDTDFITGLLMTEATVPSFIVVNLTNDGYFLPAASIETERHLLDFLNGVLNGSVESQGGNGVVQRVKRFVYDVKTTVIPLFTDAPLLGCILFSFPTCIVLFLVYLCCLARKEAAGEDDDDDDDGALQRRKNQ; encoded by the exons ATGTCGGACAAGAGAAACACGTTTCTGCTCTCAG CGCTGTTGCTTTGGTCAGCGCTGAGTGTGTCGGCCTTTGTAGAGGAGCTCGATGATTC CTTCCTAGAGACAAAACAACCTGATGACATCTGGCTCATCAAA TTTTACGCCCCCTGGTGTTCGTTCTGTAAACAGTTGGATCCCGTTTGGCACCAGATCGGATCAGATCTCCGGAGTCTCGGTTCTCCTGTCCGTGTCGGCAAATCGGACGCCAGCGTGTACACGG CGTTGTCCAAAGAGTTCCGGGTCAGAACTTATCCAGCTATTCTCAT GTTAAAGAAGGAAGTCAAGTATAACTATCCTGGACCAAGAACCAAAGATGACATCATGGACTTTGCAAACAGAATAGCAGG GCCACTGGTTCGATCTCTGAGCACCCCTCAGCTCTTCCTGCACGCCATGAGCCTGCACGATGTTATGATTGTTTACGTGGGGGCCACTTCAGAACTGAag GGAAATTTCACGTCAGTGGCTGAAGAGCTGATTATTCACGCCTACTTCTTCTCTGCCTCAAGAGACGTACTGCCCAAG GCGGTGTCTCTGCCTTTTCTACCAGCTGTGGTCATTTTTAAAGATGGAACCTTTGTTACCTACAATG AGGAACAGGATGGTGACCTTAAGTCGTGGATCAACAGAGAACGATTCCCGAACTTCTTTCATCTCGACAGCTACACTCTATACGCCATGGGAGAGTCAG GTAAACTGGTGATGTTGGCTCTGGTTAAACGATACATGTGTGATGAAAGTCTCAG GTACAAGAATCTAGTGGAGAAAGTGGCTGCAGAGCACAAAGACACCTACAGCAG ggaTTTCTGCTTCGGATACATGGAGGACACTGATTTCATCACGGGTTTGTTGATGAC TGAAGCCACTGTGCCCTCATTTATTGTGGTGAATCTGACAAATGACGGCTACTTCCTGCCTGCCGCATCCATCGAGAcggagcgccacctgctggacttcctgaacGGCGTCTTGAATGGAAGCGTGGAG AGTCAGGGAGGAAACGGCGTGGTTCAGCGAGTCAAACGCTTCGTTTACGATGTGAAAACCACTGTGATA CCGCTGTTCACGGATGCACCTCTGTTGGGCTGCATTCTGTTTTCCTTCCCGACCTGTATTGTGCTCTTCCTCGTTTACCTCTGCTGTCTGGCCAGAAAAGAGGCTGCTGGTGaggatgacgacgacgacgacgacgggGCATTACAGCGCCGCAAAAACCAATAA
- the cdyl gene encoding chromodomain Y-like protein — translation MATEEYYEVERIVDKRKNKKGKVEYLVRWRGYGSEGDTWEPETNLSTCMVYVHDFNRQLAERQRDSTLLRSTRSSPSRHCNPAHKLPSRPSAAPRPDLSGGLEHSEMKPPLSSTPLPHSLPTRPTSVGSQQPPPADRLSGGLMSPSPPGSARRSVDLSKTGIKILVPKSPMNSRPDSEESPSEAAQSLEEGAQEAHLVPPEVALLEKPAAVQLGPGEERARMGTRPRSQNPLAPPQTPITPAAMRSLGGTRNSALMEAVAANGNSGVQSAITGATSVTGKRRLEERSAFDKRLRFSVRQTESAYRYRDIVVKKQDSFTHILLSTKSSENNTLNPEVMKEIQSAMATAASDDSKLVLLGAVGSVFCCGLDYLYFIRRLTDDRKKESIKMAETIRTFINTFIQFKKPIVVAVNGPALGLGAAILPLCDVVWANEKAWFQTPYMAYGQTPDACSSFTFPRIMGIASANELLLSGRKLTAQEACAKGLVSQVLWPGTFNQEVMLRIKELVTVDLQVLRESKALMRSTSRSALEQANERECEALKRVWGSSQGTDSILQCLQRRTELY, via the exons ATGGCGACCGAGGAGTACTACGAG GTGGAGAGGATCGTGGACAAGAGGAAGAATAAGAAGGGGAAAGTGGAGTATCTTGTTCGGTGGAGAGGTTATGGCTCTGAGGGCGACACCTGGGAGCCGGAGACGAACCTCTCCACCTGCATGGTCTATGTCCATGACTTCAACCGTCAGCTTGCTGAGCGGCAGAGGGACAGCACGCTGCTTCGCTCCACCCGGAGCTCCCCCAGCCGCCACTGTAACCCCGCCCACAAACTGCCCAGCAGGCCCTCTGCGGCCCCTCGTCCCGACCTGAGTGGGGGGTTAGAACACAGTGAGATGAAGCCACCCCTCAGCTCCACTCCGCTGCCCCACTCATTACCGACTCGCCCGACCTCTGTCGGCTCCCAGCAGCCACCACCTGCAGACAGGTTAAGTGGTGGCCTGATGTCGCCTTCTCCGCCCGGATCGGCGCGCCGCAGTGTAGATCTGTCCAAGACTGGCATCAAAATCCTGGTTCCAAAGAGTCCGATGAACAGCCGGCCGGATTCCGAAGAGTCTCCCAGTGAGGCGGCTcagagtctggaggagggaGCTCAGGAGGCCCACCTGGTCCCACCAGAGGTGGCTCTGCTGGAGAAAcctgctgcagtccagctggGGCCTGGAGAGGAGAGGGCCCGCATGGGGACCAGACCCCGCAGCCAAAATCCGCTGGCCCCGCCTCAGACCCCCATCACACCAGCCGCCATGCGCTCCCTAGGCGGGACAA GAAACTCGGCTCTGATGGAGGCCGTTGCAGCCAATGGGAACTCAGGTGTGCAGAGCGCCATCACCGGGGCGACCAGCGTGACAGGGAAGCGCCGACTGGAGGAGCGATCGGCGTTCGACAAGCGTCTGAGGTTCAGCGTGCGGCAGACGGAGAGCGCCTACCGTTACCGCGACATCGTGGTGAAGAAACAGGACAGCTTCACTCACATCCTGCTCTCCACCAAGAGCTCCGAGAACAACACGCTCAATCCCGAg GTGATGAAGGAGATCCAGAGCGCCATGGCCACGGCAGCATCAGACGACAGTAAGCTGGTGCTGCTCGGCGCCGTCGGCAGCGTCTTCTGCTGCGGCCTCGACTACCTGTATTTCATCAGGCGTCTGACAGACGACAGGAAGAAGGAGAGCATCAAGATGGCCGAAACGATCAG GACCTTCATCAACACCTTCATCCAGTTCAAGAAGCCCATCGTGGTGGCCGTGAACGGGCCGGCGCTCGGCCTGGGCGCCGCCATCCTGCCGCTGTGCGACGTGGTGTGGGCCAACGAGAAGGCCTGGTTCCAGACGCCGTACATGGCGTACGGCCAGACGCCGGACGCCTGCTCGTCCTTCACCTTCCCCCGCATCATGGGCATCGCCTCG GCCaacgagctgctgctgagcggcAGGAAGCTGACGGCTCAGGAGGCGTGCGCCAAAGGTTTGGTGTCTCAGGTTCTCTGGCCCGGAACCTTCAACCAGGAAGTGATGCTGCGGATCAAAGAGCTGGTGACCGTCGACCTGCAG GTTCTGCGGGAGTC